Proteins encoded in a region of the Zea mays cultivar B73 chromosome 2, Zm-B73-REFERENCE-NAM-5.0, whole genome shotgun sequence genome:
- the LOC100282573 gene encoding serine palmitoyltransferase 2, translated as MVRLPYTTALTTLFSYGLLFAFGQLRDFFRKFVDWFKAKNVKGYAPICLGLEDFYVRRLYLRIQDCFGRPIASAPDSWFDVVERTSKDNNKTLQRTSNTTRCLNLGSYNYLGFAAADEYCTPRVIESLKKYSASTCSVRVDGGTTKLHNELEELAARFVGKPAAILFGMGYVTNSAIIPCLIGKGGLIISDSLNHNSIVNGARGSGATVRVFQHNSPAHLEEVLREQIAGGQPRTHRPWKKIIVIVEGIYSMEGELCKLPEIIAVAKKYKAYTYLDEAHSIGAVGQSGRGVCELLGVDPADVDIMMGTFTKSFGSCGGYIAASKEIIQHLKHSCPAHLYATSMSPPAVQQVISAIKVILGEDGSNRGAQKLARIRENSNFFRSELKKMGFEVLGDNDSPVMPIMLYNPAKIPAFSRECLRQKVAVVTVAFPATPLLLARARICISASHTREDLMKALDVISRVGDLVGIKYFPAEPPKIAGADHDKLE; from the exons ATGGTGAGGCTGCCGTACACAACGGCGCTGACCACGCTGTTCAGCTACGGCCTGCTCTTCGCCTTCGGCCAGCTCAGGGATTTCTTCCGCAAGTTCGTCGACTGGTTCAAGGCCAAGAACGTCAAG GGGTACGCGCCGATCTGCCTGGGCCTGGAGGATTTCTATGTGCGACGCCTGTACTTGCGGATCCAG GATTGCTTTGGTAGGCCGATCGCAAGTGCGCCAGATTCATGGTTTGATGTTGTTGAGCGGACCTCAAAGGACAATAACAAGACACTACA GCGTACCTCGAATACCACCAGATGCCTCAACTTGGGCTCCTACAACTACCTTGGCTTTGCTGCAGCAGATGAGTATTGCACACCACGTGTTATTGAGTCTCTCAAGAAATACTCAGCAAGTACCTGCAGTGTTCGTGTCGATGGCG GTACGACCAAGCTTCACAATGAGCTGGAGGAGTTGGCTGCGCGTTTTGTTGGAAAGCCTGCTGCTATCCTATTTGGCATGGGTTATGTTACAAACTCTGCCATCATTCCATGCCTAATTGGAAAG GGTGGACTGATAATTAGTGACTCTCTGAATCATAACTCAATTGTTAATGGCGCAAGAGGATCCGGTGCAACTGTTAGGGTTTTCCAGCATAATT CCCCTGCTCATTTGGAAGAGGTCCTGAGAGAGCAGATAGCTGGTGGTCAACCACGGACACACAGGCCATGGAAGAAGATCATTGTCATTGTTGAGGGTATCTATAGCATGGAAGGGGAGCTGTGTAAACTCCCTGAGATTATAGCTGTCGCCAAGAAATACAAG GCCTACACATATCTGGATGAGGCCCATAGCATTGGTGCTGTTGGGCAGTCTGGCCGCGGTGTTTGTGAGCTCCTTGGGGTTGACCCAGCTGATGTAGATATAATGATGGGTACTTTTACCAAGTCTTTTGGATCATGTGGTGGATATATTGCCGCATCAAAG GAGATAATTCAGCACCTTAAGCATAGTTGTCCGGCCCATCTGTATGCTACTTCCATGTCGCCACCAGCAGTCCAACAAGTTATTTCTGCTATTAAAGTTATCCTTGGGGAGGATGGCTCCAACAGAG GTGCCCAAAAACTTGCTCGCATCCGCGAGAATAGTAATTTCTTTAGGTCAGAGCTCAAGAAGATGGGTTTTGAGGTTCTTGGTGACAATGACTCTCCTGTCATGCCCATAATGCTCTACAATCCGGCTAAGATTCCTGCATTCTCTAGGGAGTGCCTTAGACAAAAG GTTGCTGTTGTTACTGTTGCGTTTCCTGCGACACCTCTTCTTCTTGCTAGGGCACGCATATGCATTTCTGCTTCACATACTAGGGAGGACCTGATGAAAGCCCTTGAT GTTATCAGCAGAGTTGGCGACCTTGTGGGCATCAAATACTTCCCTGCAGAACCACCAAAGATTGCTGGAGCTGATCATGATAAGCTGGAGTAG
- the LOC100502525 gene encoding uncharacterized protein isoform X1: protein MRKGLHPQMQWISYVTQSGRLINTMMTKVNHTGKVYHMRAKRQMAQSLGQIAKFKRRYEQEAVESKDK from the coding sequence ATGAGAAAGGGACTGCATCCTCAGATGCAATGGATCTCATATGTGACGCAGAGTGGTAGGCTGATCAATACCATGATGACCAAGGTGAACCATACCGGCAAAGTGTACCACATGAGGGCCAAGCGACAAATGGCTCAAAGCCTCGGCCAGATCGCAAAGTTCAAACGTCGATACGAGCAGGAAGCAGTGGAAAGCAAGGACAAGTAG